A portion of the Streptomyces coeruleoprunus genome contains these proteins:
- a CDS encoding alpha/beta hydrolase, with protein MSAGGRAAGQPASSGDRLGHGVAGAYGALGRAAGTALLHAGGPRLARQGRAALKALTGFAARPYRDPADPRRVVRRWPDLTALCVATFFFWLSLTPSLVPRPWILQGVIGGITAAIGYAVGATLAGLARALVPWRPRASVRQAVRVRCWQAYWVLGPVLAGLLISESADMQRRLRRLQGLPPALTWHTMMIALIAVALCALLLVVARLVRLGARRLIRALGGWLPRPVAVSTGLVLTALIVTVGVRDVVFDRGVVDIADRIAETTNRGTKDGVRRPSSRYVSGGPGSLVRWQDLGYQGRNFTGTVPTRRQIAAFTGRPAKDPVRVYISSQLPRAFPGRTDENEPFRAQARLAVRELERTGAFTRRVLAVAGTTGSGWIDSNVAQSLEYLHGGDTAIVAVQYSYLPSWLSFLVDEEKAGRATRALVDAVRARVSALPQAARPKLVVTGESLGAYAVEASFDGLDDLLASTDGGLLLGTPNFSPISGEVRGGRDPGSPVWRPQYDDGRHVRVAQFAATDLRRPAGKPWDFPRLVYLQNASDPIVWWSTDLLFERPEWMDDPLGPDITTEINWFPFVAFWQTTVDMAVSYGVQAPHGHRYGAGPVDGWAAVVPPEGWTEQDTRRLRVYIAGRRTPY; from the coding sequence ATGAGTGCCGGGGGGCGGGCCGCCGGGCAGCCGGCGAGCTCCGGCGATCGGCTGGGGCACGGCGTGGCCGGGGCGTACGGGGCCCTCGGACGCGCCGCCGGCACCGCCCTGCTGCACGCCGGCGGGCCGCGCCTCGCCCGCCAGGGGCGCGCCGCCCTGAAGGCCCTCACCGGGTTCGCCGCCCGCCCCTACCGCGACCCCGCCGACCCCCGCCGGGTCGTCCGCCGCTGGCCCGATCTGACCGCCCTGTGCGTCGCCACCTTCTTCTTCTGGCTGTCGCTGACGCCCTCGCTCGTCCCGCGCCCGTGGATCCTCCAGGGCGTCATCGGCGGAATCACCGCCGCCATCGGGTACGCGGTCGGCGCCACCCTCGCCGGCCTCGCCCGCGCCCTCGTGCCGTGGCGGCCCCGGGCCTCCGTGCGGCAGGCCGTACGAGTGCGGTGCTGGCAGGCGTACTGGGTGCTGGGCCCCGTCCTGGCCGGCCTGCTCATCTCCGAGAGCGCCGACATGCAGCGCAGGCTGCGCCGGTTACAGGGCCTGCCGCCCGCGCTGACCTGGCACACCATGATGATCGCGCTGATCGCGGTCGCCCTGTGCGCGCTGCTCCTGGTCGTCGCCCGGCTCGTACGCCTGGGGGCGCGGCGGCTGATCCGGGCGCTCGGCGGCTGGCTCCCGCGCCCGGTCGCCGTCTCCACGGGGCTGGTCCTGACCGCGCTGATCGTCACCGTCGGGGTCCGCGACGTCGTCTTCGACCGGGGCGTCGTCGACATCGCCGACCGGATCGCCGAGACCACCAACCGCGGCACCAAGGACGGCGTACGGCGCCCCTCGTCCCGGTACGTCTCCGGCGGCCCCGGCTCGCTGGTGCGCTGGCAGGACCTGGGCTACCAGGGCCGCAACTTCACCGGCACCGTGCCCACCCGCCGCCAGATAGCGGCGTTCACGGGCCGCCCCGCCAAGGACCCCGTCCGCGTCTACATCAGCTCCCAGCTGCCGCGGGCGTTCCCCGGCCGCACCGACGAGAACGAGCCGTTCCGCGCACAGGCCCGGCTCGCCGTCCGCGAACTGGAACGCACCGGAGCGTTCACCCGCAGGGTGCTGGCCGTCGCGGGCACGACCGGCAGCGGCTGGATCGACTCCAACGTGGCCCAGTCGCTGGAGTACCTGCACGGCGGCGACACCGCGATCGTCGCCGTCCAGTACTCGTACCTCCCCTCCTGGCTGTCCTTCCTCGTCGACGAGGAGAAGGCCGGCCGCGCGACCCGCGCCCTCGTCGACGCCGTACGCGCCCGGGTCTCCGCCCTGCCGCAGGCCGCGCGCCCCAAGCTGGTCGTCACGGGCGAGAGCCTCGGCGCGTACGCCGTCGAGGCGTCCTTCGACGGCCTGGACGACCTGCTGGCCTCCACCGACGGCGGGCTGCTGCTGGGCACCCCCAACTTCTCGCCGATCTCCGGGGAGGTGCGCGGCGGCCGCGACCCGGGCAGCCCGGTGTGGCGCCCGCAGTACGACGACGGGCGGCACGTGCGGGTCGCCCAGTTCGCCGCGACCGACCTGCGCCGGCCGGCCGGGAAGCCGTGGGACTTCCCGCGCCTGGTGTACCTGCAGAACGCCTCCGACCCCATCGTGTGGTGGTCCACCGACCTGCTCTTCGAACGGCCCGAGTGGATGGACGATCCCCTCGGCCCCGACATCACCACCGAGATCAACTGGTTCCCGTTCGTGGCCTTCTGGCAGACGACCGTCGACATGGCCGTCAGCTACGGCGTACAGGCGCCGCACGGCCACCGCTACGGCGCGGGCCCGGTGGACGGATGGGCGGCGGTCGTGCCCCCGGAGGGGTGGACGGAACAGGACACGCGGCGGCTCAGGGTGTACATCGCGGGCCGCAGGACCCCGTACTGA
- a CDS encoding SDR family oxidoreductase — translation MSPSPGVVAVTGASGRVGRRVVDRLVAGGVAVRQVGRDPARIPDVPGAVKAPGAEYGDREAMCAALEGADTLFLVSAHEWPGRVEEHRSAVDAAISAGVERIVYLSFQGAAPDATFTFARDHWHTEQYVRAHDGLAHTFLRDSWYLAAIPAMTGRDGVVRGPAGNGRVAAVGHADIADVAAVVLLDAPAHDGATYDVTGPVAFTLAEAAEEMSRATGRTIRYLPETRAEAYASRAHYGAPEWEVRGWVTSYEAMARGELGAVSDTVRRLTGHAPMSLREFLAKHPRSYAHLME, via the coding sequence ATGAGCCCGAGCCCAGGAGTCGTCGCCGTCACCGGGGCCAGTGGGCGTGTCGGGCGGCGGGTCGTCGACCGCCTGGTGGCGGGTGGCGTGGCCGTACGGCAGGTGGGGCGGGACCCGGCGCGGATCCCGGACGTCCCGGGGGCGGTGAAGGCACCGGGAGCCGAGTACGGGGACCGAGAGGCCATGTGCGCCGCGCTGGAGGGCGCCGACACCCTGTTCCTCGTGTCCGCGCACGAGTGGCCCGGGCGGGTGGAGGAGCACCGGTCCGCTGTCGACGCGGCCATCTCGGCCGGAGTGGAGCGGATCGTCTATCTGTCCTTCCAGGGCGCCGCGCCCGACGCCACGTTCACCTTCGCCCGCGACCACTGGCACACCGAGCAGTACGTGCGCGCCCACGACGGCCTCGCGCACACCTTCCTGCGGGACAGCTGGTACCTCGCCGCCATCCCCGCGATGACCGGGCGTGACGGCGTCGTCCGGGGTCCCGCCGGCAACGGCCGGGTCGCCGCCGTCGGCCATGCGGACATCGCCGATGTCGCCGCCGTGGTGCTGCTGGACGCCCCGGCGCACGACGGGGCGACCTACGACGTGACCGGGCCCGTCGCGTTCACCCTCGCCGAGGCCGCCGAGGAGATGTCCCGCGCCACCGGGCGGACCATCCGCTACCTGCCGGAGACCAGGGCCGAGGCGTACGCGTCGCGCGCCCACTACGGGGCCCCGGAGTGGGAGGTCAGAGGATGGGTCACCTCGTACGAGGCCATGGCCCGCGGTGAGCTGGGCGCGGTCTCCGACACCGTACGACGGCTGACGGGACACGCGCCCATGTCACTGCGGGAGTTCCTGGCGAAGCACCCGAGGAGCTACGCCCACCTGATGGAGTAG
- a CDS encoding GNAT family N-acetyltransferase yields the protein MKLTTGGEDKELADLLDEALTAFNARATGADDGDEMAIRATDDDGAVIGGLTGWTWGDSCEIHMLWVRDDQRGSGLGTRLMEAAEEEARRRGCRHVAVSSYSFQAPGFYQKLGYVVTGRTPGVPGGHEDVHLYKRLGED from the coding sequence ATGAAGCTCACCACCGGTGGTGAGGACAAGGAGCTGGCGGACCTGTTGGACGAGGCCCTCACGGCCTTCAACGCCCGGGCGACCGGGGCCGACGACGGGGACGAGATGGCCATTCGGGCCACCGACGACGACGGGGCCGTCATCGGTGGGCTGACCGGATGGACCTGGGGCGACAGCTGCGAGATCCACATGCTGTGGGTGCGGGACGACCAGCGCGGCTCCGGGCTGGGGACGCGGCTGATGGAGGCCGCCGAGGAGGAGGCGCGGCGGCGCGGGTGCCGGCACGTGGCCGTGTCCTCGTATTCGTTCCAGGCGCCCGGCTTTTATCAGAAGCTCGGCTATGTGGTCACCGGTCGCACCCCCGGCGTCCCCGGCGGGCACGAGGACGTGCACCTCTACAAGCGGCTTGGCGAGGACTGA
- a CDS encoding FBP domain-containing protein: protein MEPLTEKQIRASFVNCTKGEAARLKLPADFGELPWEDLDFLGWRDPGAPLRAHLVLPPDAPGEAPVGISLRVPEKSRTSAVKSSLCRICLTGHASSGVALFAAPRAGAAGRDGNTVGLYICADLACPLYVRGKRQPALRSARYEESLNLEERIDRMRTNLFAFVESVRLPFGA from the coding sequence GTGGAACCTCTCACCGAGAAACAGATACGCGCCTCCTTCGTGAACTGCACCAAGGGGGAGGCCGCCCGCCTCAAGCTCCCGGCCGACTTCGGTGAACTGCCCTGGGAGGACCTCGACTTCCTGGGCTGGCGCGACCCCGGCGCCCCGCTGCGCGCCCATCTCGTCCTGCCGCCCGACGCACCGGGCGAGGCCCCGGTCGGGATCAGCCTGCGCGTGCCGGAGAAGTCCCGTACGAGCGCCGTGAAGTCCAGCCTGTGCCGGATCTGCCTCACCGGGCACGCCTCGTCGGGCGTCGCGCTGTTCGCCGCGCCGCGCGCCGGCGCCGCCGGGCGGGACGGCAACACCGTCGGCCTGTACATCTGCGCCGACCTGGCGTGCCCGCTCTACGTGCGGGGCAAGCGGCAGCCCGCCCTGCGGTCCGCGCGGTACGAGGAGTCGCTGAACCTGGAGGAGAGGATCGACCGGATGCGGACCAACCTGTTCGCGTTCGTCGAGAGCGTCCGGCTACCGTTCGGCGCATGA
- a CDS encoding DUF418 domain-containing protein yields MTDTMVSNGGAATATGKGRLPLLDILRGAAILGTLMTNVWVFTGPGAEWGVLQGELSPSFGSFPDAAESVFRLLADGKFLSMLTILFGVGLAIQYGSAERRGQPWPGRYRWRALFLFAEGTVHFVLVFAWDVLMGYAVTALLVAWLLTRSLRAQRRAMAWAAGVHLTLMGLLTAALVLAADSGDGGGVSPEVRDLYAHGSWGDQIAFRLENAIALRLEPVLSFGLLVFLFLLGVRLFRAGAFGADATARRLRSRMLAWGLGLGVPLNVAVAVAGGDWFLLGRYVAAPLVAVGYMGLIGALVDRVRRPGPLMGALTSVGRTALSGYVLQNLLCVLVAYGFGLGLAARLGDAWRPWWVMGLWAAVSAVLLIGSTLWLRRFSTGPLEAVQRWALRR; encoded by the coding sequence ATGACGGACACCATGGTCTCGAACGGGGGCGCGGCCACGGCCACGGGCAAGGGCCGGCTGCCGCTCCTCGACATCCTGCGCGGCGCCGCGATCCTCGGCACGCTCATGACGAACGTCTGGGTCTTCACCGGGCCCGGAGCCGAATGGGGCGTCCTCCAGGGCGAGTTGTCCCCGTCGTTCGGCTCGTTCCCCGACGCGGCCGAGAGCGTGTTCCGGCTGCTCGCCGACGGCAAGTTCCTGTCGATGCTGACCATCCTGTTCGGGGTGGGCCTGGCCATCCAGTACGGGTCGGCCGAGCGGCGCGGACAGCCGTGGCCCGGCCGGTACCGGTGGCGGGCGCTGTTCCTGTTCGCGGAGGGCACGGTGCACTTCGTGCTGGTCTTCGCCTGGGACGTGCTGATGGGCTACGCCGTGACCGCGCTGCTCGTGGCCTGGCTGCTCACCCGCTCCCTGCGGGCCCAGCGCCGGGCCATGGCCTGGGCGGCCGGTGTCCACCTGACCCTCATGGGGCTGCTGACGGCCGCGTTGGTCCTCGCCGCGGACTCCGGGGACGGCGGCGGCGTCTCGCCCGAGGTGCGCGACCTGTACGCGCACGGCAGCTGGGGCGACCAGATCGCCTTCCGGCTGGAGAACGCGATCGCGCTGCGCCTGGAGCCGGTCCTGTCGTTCGGGCTACTGGTGTTCCTGTTCCTGCTGGGCGTACGGCTCTTCCGCGCGGGCGCGTTCGGCGCGGACGCCACGGCGCGGCGCCTCCGGTCCCGCATGCTGGCCTGGGGCCTGGGCCTCGGCGTGCCGCTGAACGTGGCGGTGGCCGTGGCGGGCGGCGACTGGTTCCTGCTGGGCCGGTACGTGGCGGCCCCGCTGGTCGCGGTCGGCTACATGGGGCTGATCGGCGCGCTCGTGGACCGCGTGCGGCGGCCCGGGCCGCTGATGGGGGCGCTCACCTCGGTGGGCCGGACCGCCCTGTCGGGCTACGTCCTGCAGAACCTGCTGTGCGTGCTCGTCGCGTACGGCTTCGGCCTGGGCCTGGCGGCGCGGCTGGGCGACGCGTGGCGGCCGTGGTGGGTGATGGGCCTGTGGGCCGCGGTCTCCGCGGTGCTCCTGATCGGCTCGACGCTGTGGCTGCGCCGCTTCTCGACGGGCCCGCTGGAGGCCGTACAGCGGTGGGCGCTGCGGAGGTGA
- the kdpF gene encoding K(+)-transporting ATPase subunit F, whose protein sequence is MMTETVVGIVVAVALVGYLALAVTYPDRF, encoded by the coding sequence GTGATGACCGAGACCGTCGTCGGCATCGTCGTGGCCGTCGCCCTGGTCGGCTACCTCGCCCTCGCGGTGACGTACCCGGACCGCTTCTGA
- a CDS encoding mechanosensitive ion channel family protein — protein MSQHVTTATALAVDFQQGISDAWSKVAQFVPKFVAFLVILAIGWFVSKLIAKALDRVLRRVGFERLSERAGSSRMLQNSKYDATGIISKVVYYALLLVTLQLAFGVFGPNPISNMINGIVAWLPRAIVALVLVVVAMAIANAVRGIVQGVLSGVSYGRTVATVVWGVIVALGVIAALGQAGIATAVTQPVLYAVLAAAAGILIVGVGGGAIVPMRQRMERWLSAAESESARARTGASAYMAGREDAMAQQREQERERRGGVDPM, from the coding sequence ATGTCCCAGCACGTCACGACCGCCACCGCCCTGGCGGTGGACTTTCAGCAGGGCATATCCGACGCCTGGTCGAAGGTCGCCCAGTTCGTACCGAAGTTCGTGGCCTTCCTGGTCATCCTGGCCATCGGCTGGTTCGTGTCGAAGCTGATCGCCAAGGCGCTGGACCGGGTCCTGAGGCGGGTCGGGTTCGAACGCCTCAGTGAACGCGCGGGCTCGTCCCGGATGCTGCAGAACTCCAAGTACGACGCCACCGGGATCATCAGCAAGGTCGTCTACTACGCGCTGCTGCTGGTGACCCTGCAGCTGGCGTTCGGCGTGTTCGGGCCCAACCCGATCAGCAACATGATCAACGGCATCGTCGCCTGGCTGCCGAGGGCCATCGTGGCCCTGGTCCTGGTGGTCGTCGCGATGGCCATCGCCAACGCCGTCCGCGGCATCGTGCAGGGCGTCCTGTCGGGCGTCTCGTACGGGCGGACCGTGGCCACGGTCGTCTGGGGCGTGATCGTCGCCCTGGGCGTGATCGCCGCGCTGGGACAGGCCGGGATCGCCACGGCCGTCACGCAGCCGGTGCTGTACGCGGTGCTCGCGGCGGCGGCCGGCATTCTGATCGTCGGCGTCGGCGGCGGGGCGATCGTGCCGATGCGGCAGCGGATGGAGCGCTGGCTGAGTGCGGCCGAGTCGGAGTCGGCGCGGGCCCGCACCGGGGCCTCCGCGTACATGGCGGGGCGGGAGGACGCGATGGCGCAGCAGCGGGAGCAGGAACGGGAACGCCGGGGCGGCGTGGACCCCATGTGA
- a CDS encoding VOC family protein, whose amino-acid sequence MSVELNHTIIAAKDRRESAEFLAHILGLEVGPEMGPFLPVQTANGVTLDFATVPPEHITTQHYAFLISEPEFDEAFDKIKKLGITYWADPHQKRPGEINRNDGGRGVYFMDPSGQAMEIITRPYGSGEPEPAS is encoded by the coding sequence GTGTCAGTAGAGCTCAACCACACCATCATCGCCGCCAAGGACCGTCGCGAGTCCGCCGAGTTCCTCGCCCACATCCTGGGCCTGGAGGTCGGGCCGGAGATGGGGCCCTTCCTCCCCGTGCAGACCGCCAACGGCGTCACCCTCGACTTCGCGACGGTGCCGCCCGAGCACATCACCACCCAGCACTACGCGTTCCTGATCTCCGAGCCCGAGTTCGACGAGGCCTTCGACAAGATCAAGAAGCTGGGGATCACCTACTGGGCCGACCCGCACCAGAAGCGGCCCGGTGAGATCAACCGCAACGACGGCGGGCGTGGCGTGTACTTCATGGACCCGTCCGGGCAGGCCATGGAGATCATCACCCGCCCGTACGGGAGCGGCGAGCCCGAGCCCGCGTCGTAA
- a CDS encoding SsgA family sporulation/cell division regulator: protein MSTVLHDKLFMRLDDLPVLAHMTYDASADPYAVTVAFTDGTFVYAEWRLDRGMLRDGMRRPVGEGDVRVRPGVHIELCGQADFTVAEDSLQRFLERTYEMVPEGEERVDMDALVARLLAG, encoded by the coding sequence ATGAGCACGGTCCTGCACGACAAGCTCTTCATGCGCCTCGACGACCTGCCGGTGCTGGCTCATATGACGTACGACGCGTCGGCCGACCCGTACGCGGTGACGGTGGCGTTCACGGACGGCACCTTCGTCTACGCGGAGTGGCGGCTGGACCGGGGCATGCTGCGGGACGGCATGCGGCGGCCGGTGGGCGAGGGCGACGTACGGGTACGGCCCGGGGTGCACATCGAGCTGTGCGGACAGGCGGACTTCACGGTGGCGGAGGACTCGCTCCAGCGGTTCCTGGAGCGGACGTACGAGATGGTGCCGGAGGGCGAGGAGCGGGTGGACATGGACGCCCTGGTGGCCCGGCTCCTCGCTGGTTGA
- a CDS encoding D-alanyl-D-alanine carboxypeptidase family protein, whose product MIVSSSARMAAGATAFLLLFMLLPLLVMSQAAAAAPRPGEPMPPRPSPRVDPALLHRPGTQVRLPPGVARPPELSARSWLVADAVSGDVLAAYNAHRRLPPASTLKALFALTVLPRLSQSTRHTVTEKELNGIGSGSSLVGVKEDVTYRVADLWRGVFLHSGNDAVRVLAGMNGGWAATARRMEATARSLGALDTRVVSPDGYDAEGQVSSAYDLAVFGRAGLRNPDFARYCALPYAEFPAGGWAYGIRNTNRLLTGDDGVSRYPGIIGVKNGYTSNAGHTLIAAARRGDRTLVVSVMDPRRGGAHAVYEEARELLDWGFGPGAKAQPVGSLLPPPPLAATAAAPSGAAEPAAQAGPRGSAGPRGSASSTPVPVGSPSTKTPAKAKAMASAAASPRAGAHGEGGGPAAPAPGPVAAGAAGAGDEAPSAVLPLLVIGSACLAAATMWWARRRALR is encoded by the coding sequence ATGATCGTCAGTTCTTCGGCCCGGATGGCGGCCGGCGCGACCGCCTTCCTGCTGCTGTTCATGCTGCTGCCGCTGCTCGTCATGTCGCAGGCCGCGGCCGCCGCCCCGCGTCCCGGTGAGCCCATGCCGCCCCGGCCGTCCCCGCGGGTCGACCCGGCGCTGCTGCACCGGCCCGGCACGCAGGTGCGCCTGCCGCCGGGCGTGGCGCGGCCGCCGGAGCTTTCGGCACGCTCGTGGCTGGTGGCCGACGCCGTGTCGGGTGATGTGCTGGCCGCGTACAACGCCCACCGCAGACTGCCGCCCGCCTCGACGCTGAAGGCGCTGTTCGCACTGACCGTGCTGCCCCGGCTGTCGCAGAGCACCCGGCACACGGTGACCGAGAAGGAGCTGAACGGGATCGGCTCGGGCAGCAGCCTGGTCGGTGTGAAGGAGGACGTCACGTACCGCGTGGCGGACCTGTGGCGCGGGGTGTTCCTGCACTCCGGGAACGACGCGGTGCGCGTCCTCGCCGGGATGAACGGCGGCTGGGCCGCGACCGCCCGCCGGATGGAGGCCACGGCCCGCTCGCTCGGGGCGCTCGACACCCGCGTGGTGTCGCCGGACGGGTACGACGCCGAGGGCCAGGTCTCGTCGGCGTACGACCTGGCGGTCTTCGGCCGGGCGGGGCTGCGGAACCCGGACTTCGCGCGCTACTGCGCACTGCCCTACGCCGAATTCCCGGCGGGGGGCTGGGCGTACGGCATCCGCAACACCAACCGGCTGCTCACGGGCGACGACGGGGTCTCCCGCTACCCGGGGATCATCGGCGTCAAGAACGGCTACACCAGCAACGCCGGTCACACCCTCATCGCCGCCGCCCGCCGGGGCGACCGGACGCTCGTCGTGTCCGTGATGGACCCGCGCCGGGGCGGTGCGCACGCGGTGTACGAGGAGGCCAGGGAGCTGCTCGACTGGGGCTTCGGGCCCGGCGCGAAGGCGCAGCCGGTGGGGTCGCTGTTGCCGCCCCCGCCACTGGCCGCGACGGCCGCCGCCCCGTCCGGCGCGGCGGAGCCGGCGGCACAGGCGGGGCCACGCGGCTCGGCCGGGCCGCGTGGCTCGGCGAGCAGCACGCCCGTACCCGTCGGCTCCCCATCGACGAAGACCCCCGCGAAGGCGAAGGCGATGGCGAGTGCCGCGGCCTCGCCGCGGGCCGGGGCGCACGGCGAGGGCGGCGGCCCGGCGGCACCCGCCCCCGGCCCGGTGGCGGCGGGCGCCGCCGGAGCCGGGGACGAGGCGCCGAGCGCGGTCCTGCCCCTGCTGGTGATCGGCTCGGCGTGCCTGGCCGCCGCCACCATGTGGTGGGCGCGGCGGCGGGCCCTGCGCTGA
- a CDS encoding DUF6401 family natural product biosynthesis protein, translating into MPAPHSPLSEIAATYAPRFAEFAFEPGFVAAVDQHVAALRERIGAGGGPGLIPHPPAHDALSDYALGFLDALAETGWEEPPGHDYAVCRLTAICWLIHEHGLLNAA; encoded by the coding sequence ATGCCCGCGCCCCACTCTCCTCTCTCCGAGATCGCCGCGACCTACGCGCCGCGCTTCGCCGAGTTCGCCTTCGAGCCCGGCTTCGTCGCGGCGGTGGACCAGCACGTCGCCGCGCTGCGGGAGCGGATCGGGGCCGGTGGCGGGCCGGGGCTGATCCCCCACCCGCCCGCCCACGACGCCCTGTCGGACTACGCCCTCGGCTTCCTGGACGCCCTCGCGGAAACGGGCTGGGAGGAACCGCCGGGCCACGACTACGCGGTCTGCCGCCTCACAGCCATCTGCTGGCTGATCCACGAACACGGCCTCCTGAACGCGGCATAG
- a CDS encoding four-helix bundle copper-binding protein, with the protein MTSMVVGDMLRSYPADLGRVDRDALVRCIEECVSCAQACSACADACLSEEHIGELAKCVRTDLDCADICQTTAAVLSRHTGYDANLTRAMLRACALACSTCADECERHAERHEHCRVCAEACRRCEQACNDLMGSLG; encoded by the coding sequence TGCTGCGCAGCTACCCCGCCGACCTCGGCCGCGTCGACCGCGACGCGCTCGTGCGCTGCATCGAGGAGTGCGTGTCCTGCGCCCAGGCGTGCAGCGCCTGCGCCGACGCGTGTCTGTCCGAGGAGCACATCGGCGAACTCGCCAAGTGCGTGCGCACCGACCTGGACTGCGCCGACATCTGCCAGACCACGGCGGCGGTGCTGTCCCGCCACACCGGCTACGACGCGAACCTCACCCGCGCCATGCTCCGGGCCTGCGCCCTCGCCTGCTCCACCTGCGCCGACGAGTGCGAGCGCCACGCCGAGCGGCACGAGCACTGCCGCGTCTGCGCCGAAGCCTGCCGCCGCTGCGAGCAGGCGTGCAACGACCTGATGGGCTCGCTCGGGTAG